The Henckelia pumila isolate YLH828 chromosome 2, ASM3356847v2, whole genome shotgun sequence genome includes a window with the following:
- the LOC140878233 gene encoding uncharacterized protein codes for MTTRLREGASVHEHGVRIIGLVEKLVGLNMVMPHELSTDILLLSLSSSFDGFVVNFNMNKIEATLEELVNMLVNYEATIKKEKTVLLLGSSSGTKKGAQNKGKKRSAPAVKNKPNKKPYKKPAQGPKRQNKSEQVCFHCNKPGHWRRNCTEYLAQKRSGHGDDKKQET; via the exons ATGACTACACGCTTGCGAgaaggggcttcggtccatgagcatggtgttAGGATAATTGGGTTAGTTGAGAAATTAGTGGGACTCAATATGGTTATGCCTCATGAGCTCTCGACTGATATTCTCTTGTTGTCTTTATCTTCCTCGTTCGACGGATTTGTggttaattttaatatgaacaagatagaggccacccttgaagagttggtcaatatgcttgttaaTTATGaggccacaatcaagaaagaaaagACTGTTCTGCTTTTGGGCTCGTCGTCTGGGACGAAAAAGGGAGCccaaaacaagggaaagaagcgttctgccCCTGCAGTTAAGAACAAGCCTAATAAGAAGCCATACAAGAAACCTGCTCAAGGGCCCAAAAGgcaaaataaatcagaacaagtcTGTTTCCACTGCAACAAGCCTGGACATTGGAGGCGTAATTGCACTGAATATCTTGCCCAGAAGCGTTCTGGCcatg gtgatgacaagaagcaaGAAACTTAG
- the LOC140878319 gene encoding uncharacterized protein isoform X1 — MNLRSDMYSRDFANEISCRTWGATNCVILPILLLLVSSMNFLVPEICRLKLEKRKNFKFENICKMRKINLFYCMTLRALDAETDECRLFRCVVYALCDRVMLCEIPFQPCLEIFRRAATANGHEQLPVQIQLVLVSFLNDFRLVPAWLLPIFVGLGNRESMFVANQEYKKLV; from the exons ATGAACCTGAGAAGCGATATGTATTCAAGAGATTTTGCAAATGAAATATCGTGCAGAACTTGGGGTGCCACAAATTGTGTCATTTTACCCATTTTGTTACTCTTAGTCTCTAGTATGAACTTTTTGGTGCCGGAAATCTGTCGATTGAAGCTAGAAAAG CGAAAGAATTTcaaattcgagaatatttgcAAGATGAGGAAAATAAATTTGTTTTACTGCATGACATTGAGGGCACTTGATGCTGAAACCGATGAGTGTcgtctttttcgatgtgttgtCTATGCATTGTGTGATCGTGTAATGCTTTGTGAGAT CCCATTTCAGCCATGTTTGGAAATATTCCGGCGAGCTGCCACCGCCAACGGTCATGAACAGCTACCAGTTCAGATCCAGCTTGTTCTAGTTTCGTTCTTGAATGATTTTAGGCTTGTTCCAGCTTGGTTGCTGCCCATTTTCGTAG GATTGGGAAACCGGGAATCGATGTTCGTAGCAAATCAAGAGTACAAGAAACTGGtttga
- the LOC140878319 gene encoding uncharacterized protein isoform X2 codes for MNLRSDMYSRDFANEISCRTWGATNCVILPILLLLVSSMNFLVPEICRLKLEKRKNFKFENICKMRKINLFYCMTLRALDAETDECRLFRCVVYALCDRVMLCEIPFQPCLEIFRRAATANGHEQLPVQIQLVLVSFLNDFRLVPAWLLPIFVD; via the exons ATGAACCTGAGAAGCGATATGTATTCAAGAGATTTTGCAAATGAAATATCGTGCAGAACTTGGGGTGCCACAAATTGTGTCATTTTACCCATTTTGTTACTCTTAGTCTCTAGTATGAACTTTTTGGTGCCGGAAATCTGTCGATTGAAGCTAGAAAAG CGAAAGAATTTcaaattcgagaatatttgcAAGATGAGGAAAATAAATTTGTTTTACTGCATGACATTGAGGGCACTTGATGCTGAAACCGATGAGTGTcgtctttttcgatgtgttgtCTATGCATTGTGTGATCGTGTAATGCTTTGTGAGAT CCCATTTCAGCCATGTTTGGAAATATTCCGGCGAGCTGCCACCGCCAACGGTCATGAACAGCTACCAGTTCAGATCCAGCTTGTTCTAGTTTCGTTCTTGAATGATTTTAGGCTTGTTCCAGCTTGGTTGCTGCCCATTTTCGTAG ACTGA